The proteins below come from a single Cupriavidus sp. P-10 genomic window:
- a CDS encoding NAD(P)/FAD-dependent oxidoreductase codes for MKTDDTERRARVVLTGATDSKKAFELRDFLNRSVVAFDWRPLQSDEDARTIPGIRGLDDTRLPVCEFPDGTRLFDPSVKEVAARLGWVQVPRLREYDVSIYGAGPAGLSAAVYAASEGLKTVLIERHAVGGQAGCSSLIENYMGFPQGISGAELAERARQQAVRFGAEILQMREGVNATFENGQIIVDMADGSKLRAKTNICATGIEWRRLNLPNESRFLHAGLFYGAGASEAPICKGETVYVVGGGNSAGQAAMHLSEYADEVVMLVRGPSLAATLSDYLVKKIERSSVVRVVSNCEVVAVDGDHRLREVTVRDRVNGGTETLAATRIFVCIGGAPHTEWARNTDIVRDAAGYLVTGPDLLRDGRAPESWPLQRAPFYLETSVPGSFAAGDVRHNSIKRVASAVGEGAMAVSFVHQHLAHQG; via the coding sequence ATGAAGACTGATGACACCGAACGGCGTGCGAGAGTTGTCCTTACCGGCGCGACGGACAGCAAGAAGGCCTTCGAGTTGAGGGACTTCCTGAACCGTAGTGTTGTCGCGTTCGACTGGAGGCCTTTGCAGTCGGATGAGGACGCCAGGACGATACCCGGCATCCGTGGATTGGACGATACACGTTTGCCCGTTTGTGAGTTTCCGGACGGAACGCGCTTGTTTGATCCGAGCGTCAAGGAGGTCGCCGCGCGACTGGGATGGGTGCAGGTACCGCGGCTGCGAGAATACGACGTTTCCATCTACGGTGCGGGCCCAGCCGGATTGAGTGCGGCCGTTTACGCTGCAAGCGAGGGGCTCAAGACCGTTCTTATCGAACGTCACGCGGTAGGTGGACAGGCGGGCTGCTCATCGCTGATCGAGAACTACATGGGTTTTCCGCAAGGCATCAGTGGTGCCGAGCTGGCGGAACGCGCCCGCCAGCAAGCCGTTCGATTTGGTGCCGAGATTCTCCAGATGCGCGAGGGTGTCAATGCTACGTTCGAGAATGGTCAAATCATCGTCGACATGGCCGATGGCTCGAAGCTCAGGGCAAAGACCAACATCTGCGCGACGGGCATCGAATGGCGAAGGTTGAACCTGCCGAACGAGAGCCGCTTTTTGCACGCGGGGTTGTTCTACGGGGCGGGCGCAAGCGAAGCACCCATATGCAAAGGTGAAACGGTTTATGTGGTAGGCGGAGGTAACTCCGCCGGTCAGGCGGCCATGCACCTGTCCGAGTACGCCGACGAGGTTGTGATGCTTGTGCGAGGCCCGTCGCTGGCCGCAACGCTCTCGGACTATCTCGTGAAGAAGATCGAGCGATCGAGTGTCGTGCGTGTCGTCAGCAACTGCGAAGTGGTTGCTGTCGACGGGGACCATCGCTTGCGAGAGGTAACGGTTCGCGATCGCGTGAACGGCGGGACGGAAACACTTGCCGCCACGCGCATCTTCGTGTGTATCGGCGGGGCACCACATACCGAATGGGCTCGCAATACCGACATCGTGCGGGACGCCGCCGGGTATCTGGTCACGGGGCCTGATTTGTTGCGGGATGGACGTGCCCCCGAGTCGTGGCCGCTGCAAAGAGCGCCGTTTTATCTCGAGACGAGCGTGCCAGGCTCGTTTGCAGCAGGCGACGTTCGGCACAACTCGATCAAGCGGGTTGCGTCGGCTGTGGGCGAGGGCGCCATGGCGGTGTCGTTCGTTCATCAGCACCTGGCCCATCAGGGGTGA
- a CDS encoding LysR family transcriptional regulator, whose protein sequence is MDKLLALKMFVEAVDAKGFSAAARRLNLATSSVTRTIDGLEEELGAVLLNRSTRQVTVSEAGAAYYQRARKILEAVAEADSLIADRGDTPVGQLRVSLPVAFGRRCIAPFLGGLMAKYPQLELEVTMTDEIVDLIGERIDVSIRLGSAASYDDVVARQVGVFRRRVVASPAYLLEREIPASPIELANHSCLRFNYGAHPQVWTFHREGEEVQVPVSGRFRSNNAEVLRELALADGGVGLLPDWMVDEDVQAGKLTSLFDDWTVNPNRASSAITALYLPNQRGSRRIAAFLDFLGEIPGPTHRDRAAA, encoded by the coding sequence ATGGATAAGCTGCTGGCACTGAAGATGTTTGTCGAGGCCGTGGATGCCAAGGGATTTTCGGCAGCGGCCAGGCGGCTGAACCTGGCCACCTCGTCGGTCACGCGCACCATCGATGGACTTGAGGAGGAGCTCGGCGCCGTGCTCCTGAACCGTTCGACGCGGCAGGTAACAGTCTCCGAAGCCGGTGCAGCCTACTACCAGCGGGCGCGCAAGATCCTTGAAGCCGTGGCTGAGGCGGATTCACTGATTGCTGACCGGGGCGATACGCCGGTCGGTCAGTTGCGCGTATCTTTGCCCGTCGCATTTGGACGTCGCTGCATTGCCCCGTTCCTCGGCGGCCTGATGGCCAAGTATCCCCAGCTGGAACTTGAGGTGACAATGACCGACGAGATCGTCGATCTGATCGGCGAGCGCATCGACGTGTCGATCCGGCTCGGCAGCGCGGCATCGTACGACGATGTCGTGGCGCGCCAGGTTGGCGTATTCCGGCGAAGGGTCGTTGCCAGCCCGGCATACCTGCTTGAGCGTGAAATCCCGGCATCGCCGATCGAACTGGCAAACCATTCGTGTCTGCGCTTCAACTACGGGGCCCATCCTCAAGTCTGGACATTCCATCGCGAGGGCGAGGAGGTTCAGGTGCCTGTCTCAGGGCGATTCCGCAGCAACAATGCCGAGGTGCTGCGCGAGCTGGCGCTCGCCGACGGCGGCGTCGGCCTTTTGCCGGATTGGATGGTCGATGAGGACGTGCAGGCTGGCAAGCTGACGTCATTGTTCGATGACTGGACGGTCAATCCCAATCGTGCCAGCTCGGCAATTACAGCGCTGTATCTGCCTAACCAGCGCGGCTCCCGCCGTATTGCGGCCTTCCTCGACTTTCTGGGCGAGATACCTGGCCCGACTCACAGGGACAGGGCCGCGGCTTAA
- a CDS encoding MFS transporter: protein MTPVDQRCMRKILIRFLPLLLICYVVAHLDRVNVGYAALTMNHDIGLTTAAFGLGAGLFFITYFAFEIPSNLALERFGARRWIARIMLTWGLLSGATAFVQGETGFYVVRLLLGAAEAGFFPGILIFLTLWVPGKWRATFVGSFMVAIPLASVVGAPVSAFLINSPGLWGLKSWQTMFLIEAVPAIFLAFVVLRVLRDTPDQAEWLDPEEKRWLQQALAAERQQASGGQKETLVDILKNPRVWLLAFVYFGITGFSYGMAFFLPLILKDANLSVMQTGVATALPFAVGAIGMVVWGRRSDRLGERRQHVLIPLMIAVVGLAASTMAPSPWLKIVLISVSAFGVMAALPVFWTLPPLLFGASIGAGGIAMINSLGNISGFAHSLLMGVIRDKTGSYTYGLILISVVGACGFIVLMVLTRKLSGRPGNSLSLTPQRQPTGCGSHTDFVTTGSRASAAYGGPASSFGRGRSSTHVKERGEADSHAAS, encoded by the coding sequence ATGACCCCAGTCGATCAGCGCTGTATGCGCAAGATCCTCATCCGGTTCCTCCCCTTGTTGCTGATCTGCTATGTGGTTGCGCACCTGGATCGCGTCAATGTCGGCTACGCGGCATTGACGATGAACCACGATATCGGCTTGACGACGGCGGCCTTCGGGCTGGGTGCGGGCCTGTTCTTCATTACGTACTTTGCTTTCGAGATTCCGTCCAACCTGGCCCTGGAGCGGTTCGGCGCGAGACGCTGGATTGCCCGCATCATGCTCACCTGGGGACTGCTGTCCGGTGCCACGGCATTCGTGCAGGGCGAGACGGGCTTCTACGTGGTCCGCCTGCTGCTTGGTGCGGCGGAAGCCGGGTTTTTCCCAGGCATCCTCATTTTTCTGACGCTATGGGTGCCGGGCAAATGGCGGGCAACCTTCGTCGGCAGCTTTATGGTGGCGATTCCGCTGGCAAGCGTGGTCGGTGCGCCGGTCTCCGCCTTTCTGATCAACAGCCCTGGACTCTGGGGGCTGAAAAGCTGGCAGACGATGTTCCTGATCGAAGCCGTGCCCGCGATCTTCCTCGCCTTCGTTGTGCTAAGGGTGTTGCGTGACACGCCGGACCAAGCTGAATGGCTGGATCCCGAAGAGAAGCGGTGGTTGCAGCAGGCACTGGCCGCAGAACGGCAGCAGGCGAGTGGAGGGCAGAAGGAGACGCTGGTCGATATCCTGAAGAATCCACGGGTCTGGTTGCTCGCCTTTGTCTACTTCGGCATCACGGGATTTTCTTATGGCATGGCCTTCTTCCTGCCCCTGATCTTGAAAGATGCAAATCTGTCCGTGATGCAGACCGGCGTGGCTACGGCGTTGCCGTTTGCCGTCGGAGCCATTGGCATGGTGGTCTGGGGCAGGCGCTCCGATCGGTTGGGGGAACGCCGGCAGCATGTCCTCATCCCGTTGATGATTGCCGTGGTGGGTCTTGCTGCGTCCACGATGGCGCCGTCTCCCTGGCTCAAGATCGTCCTCATCAGCGTTTCGGCCTTCGGGGTCATGGCGGCACTGCCGGTGTTCTGGACGTTGCCGCCACTGCTGTTCGGCGCCTCGATCGGGGCGGGAGGCATTGCGATGATCAATTCGCTTGGCAACATCTCCGGCTTCGCGCACTCGCTGCTTATGGGAGTCATCAGGGATAAGACGGGAAGCTACACATATGGCCTGATTCTCATCTCGGTGGTCGGTGCCTGTGGCTTCATCGTGTTGATGGTATTGACCCGGAAGCTGTCTGGCCGACCGGGGAACAGTCTCTCCCTGACACCACAGCGACAACCGACAGGTTGCGGGAGTCATACGGACTTCGTAACCACAGGAAGCCGCGCTAGCGCAGCCTATGGCGGGCCCGCCTCCTCCTTCGGCAGGGGCCGTTCGTCGACGCATGTAAAGGAAAGAGGGGAAGCGGATTCACATGCTGCTTCATGA
- a CDS encoding AzlD family protein yields MTFLTLATIFAMASVTYLTRIGGYLLLHNRKLSPRAAATLEVAPGCVLISVIAPYFVSDRPADLAALALTLAAATRLSILPTVVIGIASAGTLRYLLG; encoded by the coding sequence GTGACATTCCTTACACTTGCCACGATCTTCGCTATGGCCTCGGTCACTTATCTGACGCGTATCGGAGGGTACCTCCTGCTGCACAACAGGAAACTGAGTCCGCGCGCTGCCGCCACGCTGGAAGTCGCACCGGGATGCGTACTGATTTCAGTCATTGCGCCATATTTTGTATCGGATCGCCCCGCCGACCTCGCAGCCCTCGCACTGACTTTAGCGGCCGCCACGCGGCTCTCGATCCTTCCTACCGTCGTGATCGGCATCGCTTCTGCGGGGACACTGCGATATTTGCTCGGCTAA
- a CDS encoding ABC transporter ATP-binding protein, whose product MLEVANLNAWYGSSHVLQGVDLKVGEGELVCLIGRNGAGKTTTVKSIAGLMSKVTGSVKFEGVELLGQPAHKRYLRQLAYVPEERRIVPGLTVRENIRLGLLASPHRTRESDVIDEIAETFPRLKERLDQQAVTMSGGEQQMLAIARAVASKPKMVLLDEPSEGIMPVLVDEMFEYFAALKRAGVTILLIEQNVGLALRIADRAYILDQGEVVYSGTAQAMLGDEEIQERYCSV is encoded by the coding sequence ATGCTGGAAGTTGCGAATCTCAACGCCTGGTACGGGTCGAGTCACGTATTGCAAGGTGTCGACCTCAAGGTTGGTGAGGGCGAGCTGGTCTGTCTTATCGGCCGCAATGGGGCAGGTAAGACCACTACCGTGAAGTCCATCGCTGGTCTCATGTCCAAGGTCACCGGGTCGGTAAAGTTTGAAGGCGTTGAACTCCTGGGGCAGCCTGCGCATAAGAGATACTTGCGGCAACTCGCCTACGTCCCGGAGGAGCGTCGCATCGTACCTGGTCTCACTGTTCGGGAAAACATTCGACTCGGACTGCTCGCGTCGCCGCACCGTACACGAGAGTCGGATGTCATTGATGAAATTGCCGAGACTTTTCCTCGACTGAAGGAGCGGCTCGACCAGCAGGCAGTGACAATGTCTGGCGGTGAGCAGCAAATGCTTGCCATTGCGCGGGCAGTGGCATCGAAGCCGAAGATGGTGCTGCTCGACGAGCCGTCCGAAGGGATCATGCCAGTTCTCGTGGATGAAATGTTCGAGTATTTCGCGGCATTGAAGCGCGCCGGAGTCACGATTCTCCTCATCGAACAGAACGTGGGCCTGGCCTTGAGAATTGCCGACCGCGCCTATATTCTGGATCAGGGCGAGGTAGTCTACAGCGGTACGGCGCAAGCAATGCTGGGCGACGAGGAAATCCAGGAGCGGTATTGCTCGGTCTGA
- a CDS encoding zinc-binding dehydrogenase, translating into MATMKATVFVEPGRIALEDKPIPDVGPTDALIRITTTTICGTDIHILKGEYPVEKGLTLGHEPIGIIEKLGSQVKGYHEGQRVLCAAVTPCGQCSSCLMGFHSQCGSNSASGWKVAGGWKIGNYLDGCQAEYFVVPDAQANLTVIPDNLTDEDVLLVPDIVSTGFSAAESAGVKIGDVVVVVAQGPIGLCATSGARLMGAGLIIAVDPVEDRLQKAKTMGADVLLNPTKCDVVEEVMKLTQGVGADVALECLGRDETIATCVNVTRPGGTISSVGIYSKSIPIPLDGFGAGLANKRIVTSTCPGGKERMRRLLNVVSSQRIKLDHLVTHTYSLDDVVAAYELFGHQRDGVVKLALKP; encoded by the coding sequence ATGGCAACCATGAAAGCAACTGTGTTCGTAGAGCCTGGCCGTATCGCACTGGAGGACAAACCCATTCCCGACGTCGGTCCGACCGATGCGCTGATCCGCATTACCACTACAACCATTTGTGGTACCGACATCCATATCCTGAAAGGCGAGTATCCCGTCGAGAAGGGCCTGACGCTGGGGCACGAGCCGATCGGAATCATCGAGAAACTCGGCTCGCAAGTGAAGGGCTATCATGAGGGCCAGCGCGTGCTGTGCGCGGCGGTCACCCCGTGTGGCCAGTGCTCGTCATGCCTGATGGGGTTCCATTCCCAGTGCGGCAGCAATTCCGCCAGCGGCTGGAAAGTCGCGGGGGGCTGGAAGATCGGCAACTACCTCGATGGCTGCCAGGCGGAATACTTTGTTGTACCGGACGCGCAAGCCAACCTGACCGTGATCCCCGACAACCTCACCGACGAGGACGTGCTACTGGTGCCGGATATCGTCAGTACCGGCTTTTCCGCTGCCGAATCTGCCGGTGTCAAGATCGGCGACGTTGTGGTCGTGGTGGCGCAAGGGCCTATCGGACTGTGCGCGACAAGCGGTGCGCGGCTGATGGGCGCCGGCCTGATCATCGCAGTCGATCCGGTCGAGGACCGCCTGCAGAAGGCCAAGACAATGGGTGCAGATGTCCTGCTCAATCCAACGAAGTGCGATGTCGTCGAGGAAGTGATGAAGCTTACGCAAGGCGTGGGCGCGGATGTCGCGCTCGAATGCCTGGGCAGGGATGAGACGATCGCTACCTGCGTCAACGTGACACGCCCGGGCGGAACGATCTCAAGCGTCGGCATCTATTCCAAGAGCATCCCCATCCCGCTCGACGGGTTCGGGGCCGGCCTTGCGAACAAACGCATTGTGACTTCCACCTGCCCAGGCGGCAAGGAACGCATGCGGCGGCTGCTGAATGTGGTATCGAGTCAGCGTATCAAGCTCGATCATCTCGTCACGCACACCTACTCGCTCGATGACGTCGTTGCGGCATACGAACTATTCGGTCATCAGCGCGATGGAGTCGTGAAACTAGCACTGAAGCCCTGA
- a CDS encoding ABC transporter ATP-binding protein: protein MSADAIIETRGVSKRFGDFKALTDVSVSIRPGMLTSIIGPNGAGKSTYFNLLSGAFAPSEGRILFMGRDITGMRQHEFAHIGIAKSFQITSLFPNFTVLENVRIALQAHVSRYGMWRRRSALSGLTEQASVLLETVGLSGRAKSFARELAHGQQRCLEIAVALAAQPKLLLMDEPTAGMSPEETKVMMGLIRRLVEQRTVVLVEHKMKLVMGISERVVVLHHGELIAEGTPDDIRANDLVKRVYLGQGNH from the coding sequence ATGAGCGCTGACGCCATTATTGAAACCAGAGGGGTCAGCAAGCGCTTCGGTGACTTCAAGGCGCTCACTGATGTGAGCGTGAGCATTCGCCCCGGAATGCTGACGTCTATCATCGGCCCTAACGGCGCTGGAAAGAGTACCTACTTCAACCTGCTGTCCGGTGCGTTCGCGCCTAGTGAAGGTCGGATTCTGTTCATGGGCAGGGATATCACCGGCATGCGGCAACACGAGTTCGCGCATATCGGGATCGCCAAGTCGTTTCAGATCACCAGCCTTTTTCCGAACTTCACCGTGCTCGAAAACGTACGGATTGCTTTGCAAGCGCACGTTTCGCGCTACGGTATGTGGCGCCGACGCTCAGCCTTGTCGGGGCTGACGGAGCAAGCCAGCGTCCTGCTGGAGACAGTGGGACTTTCTGGCCGCGCAAAGAGCTTCGCCAGGGAACTCGCGCATGGGCAGCAACGGTGCCTCGAGATCGCCGTCGCTCTTGCTGCTCAACCGAAGTTGCTACTGATGGATGAGCCGACCGCGGGAATGAGCCCGGAGGAAACAAAGGTGATGATGGGACTTATCCGCCGACTCGTGGAACAGCGGACGGTCGTGCTTGTCGAGCACAAGATGAAGCTTGTCATGGGGATCAGCGAGCGTGTCGTAGTCCTGCATCACGGTGAACTGATCGCGGAAGGTACGCCGGATGATATCCGGGCCAATGATTTGGTGAAGCGCGTGTACCTTGGACAAGGCAACCATTGA
- a CDS encoding class II aldolase/adducin family protein gives MPMRSNYSDAEWKTRCELAALYRILAHHRMTDHIYTHISARVPGTDEHHFLINPYGLMFHEITASSLVKIDMHGRILESGSKGPQRVNTAGFMIHSAVHMARHDISCVVHTHTAAGIAVSAQEQGLLPISQHALKFYERISYHEYEGIASDEAERARLVADLGNNKAMVLRNHGLLAAGTTVAEAFIVIYYLERACQAQVAALAGGSRLTYPPVAVRQHTAQQFAELDIADNLAIDTGGLQSYHQVGFDAAIRLIKDDAPRYDS, from the coding sequence ATACCCATGCGTTCGAACTACAGCGATGCCGAGTGGAAGACGCGCTGCGAACTCGCAGCGCTCTATCGAATCCTAGCCCATCACAGAATGACGGATCACATCTATACGCACATCAGCGCGCGGGTGCCCGGCACGGATGAACATCATTTCCTGATCAATCCGTATGGCCTGATGTTCCATGAAATCACGGCTTCCAGTCTGGTCAAGATCGATATGCATGGCCGGATCCTGGAGAGCGGAAGCAAGGGACCGCAGCGGGTGAATACCGCGGGCTTCATGATTCATTCCGCAGTCCACATGGCCCGCCATGATATTTCCTGTGTCGTGCATACCCATACCGCCGCAGGTATCGCAGTATCCGCACAGGAACAGGGGTTGTTGCCCATTAGTCAGCACGCGCTCAAGTTCTACGAGCGAATCTCTTACCATGAGTATGAAGGAATCGCGTCAGACGAAGCGGAGCGGGCCAGGCTGGTAGCTGACCTTGGAAACAACAAGGCAATGGTCCTGCGCAACCATGGACTGCTGGCGGCGGGAACCACGGTCGCGGAGGCGTTTATTGTCATCTACTATCTGGAGCGTGCATGTCAGGCGCAAGTGGCGGCACTTGCCGGCGGCTCCAGGCTGACATATCCGCCTGTCGCGGTGAGGCAGCACACCGCGCAGCAGTTTGCAGAACTCGATATTGCCGACAACCTCGCCATCGATACCGGTGGCCTGCAAAGCTACCATCAGGTCGGCTTTGACGCAGCGATCAGATTGATCAAGGACGACGCTCCGAGATACGACAGCTGA
- a CDS encoding alkene reductase, with amino-acid sequence MTTHLFRPISVGPLSLPHRVAMAPLTRSRAGQPGNIPTDMNTTYYRQRASAALIISEATQISPQGQGYAWTPGIHTEAQIDGWRAVADAVHAEGGRMFLQLWHVGRVSHPMFQPGNALPVAPSALPVPGKTFVTDADGNGIWAEIPVPQALTAAGIADIVADYRQAARNAISAGMDGVEIHAGNGYLLDQFINSASNHRQDNYGGSIENRARFLLEVVDAVSAEIGAERVAVRLTPMGRFMGMGDATPEDTFGYIVGRLNDWPLAYLHLVEPAIVGTVRDEQVDPRWDAIIRQLRKTYQGVLMLAGGYDGESAERAVADGRADIIAFGRPFIGNPDLPERLRGDHPLNTPDPAAFFGGGAEGYVDYPELDQSQAA; translated from the coding sequence ATGACTACTCATCTCTTCCGTCCGATCTCGGTCGGTCCGCTGTCCCTGCCGCATCGCGTGGCGATGGCGCCACTTACCCGTTCGCGTGCGGGCCAGCCCGGCAACATACCGACCGACATGAACACGACGTACTACCGGCAGCGTGCATCGGCGGCGTTGATCATCTCGGAAGCGACCCAGATTTCGCCGCAAGGTCAGGGCTACGCCTGGACACCCGGTATCCATACCGAGGCGCAGATCGATGGCTGGCGGGCCGTGGCCGATGCCGTTCACGCTGAAGGGGGCAGGATGTTCCTGCAGCTGTGGCACGTGGGCCGGGTTTCGCACCCCATGTTCCAGCCCGGCAACGCGTTGCCGGTCGCCCCCAGCGCCTTGCCTGTTCCTGGCAAGACCTTCGTAACCGATGCGGACGGCAATGGCATCTGGGCCGAAATACCGGTGCCGCAAGCCCTGACGGCGGCGGGGATTGCAGACATCGTGGCGGACTACCGCCAGGCTGCACGCAATGCCATATCTGCGGGGATGGACGGCGTGGAAATCCATGCAGGCAACGGCTACTTGCTCGACCAGTTCATCAATTCCGCCAGTAACCATCGGCAGGACAACTATGGCGGCAGCATCGAGAACCGCGCGCGCTTCCTGCTCGAGGTGGTTGACGCGGTCAGTGCGGAGATTGGTGCCGAGCGCGTGGCCGTACGCCTGACGCCAATGGGTCGCTTCATGGGCATGGGCGATGCGACGCCGGAGGACACCTTCGGCTACATCGTCGGGCGCCTCAACGACTGGCCGCTCGCCTACCTGCACCTCGTGGAGCCCGCCATCGTCGGCACTGTGCGGGATGAGCAGGTTGATCCTCGCTGGGACGCCATCATCCGACAGTTGCGCAAGACCTATCAGGGGGTGTTGATGCTGGCGGGCGGCTATGACGGTGAGAGCGCCGAACGAGCCGTCGCGGATGGCCGTGCCGACATCATTGCGTTCGGTCGTCCGTTCATCGGCAACCCCGACCTGCCTGAACGGCTGCGTGGCGACCATCCGCTGAATACGCCCGACCCTGCCGCTTTCTTCGGTGGCGGCGCGGAGGGCTACGTGGATTATCCCGAACTGGACCAAAGTCAGGCGGCGTGA
- a CDS encoding TetR/AcrR family transcriptional regulator, whose amino-acid sequence MAIEHFTRNGFSGSTRELAKQIGVTQPLLYRYFENKEALIDRVYNEVFQWRREWERQIADRSVPLVERLPAFYVDYASVILREEWIRIFIFAGLTREGINNKYLSKLRNRVFLPVLAEVRAEFGIGEPRNAAELEAEIEMIWSLHASIFYLGLRRWVYGLKVPVDIDAAVRQQVDMFLNGAPAAMRKLRQART is encoded by the coding sequence ATGGCCATCGAGCACTTCACGCGCAATGGCTTCTCCGGCAGCACGCGTGAACTGGCCAAGCAGATCGGTGTGACCCAGCCGCTGCTGTACCGCTACTTCGAAAACAAGGAAGCGCTGATCGACCGCGTCTACAACGAGGTATTCCAGTGGCGCCGGGAGTGGGAGCGGCAGATTGCCGATCGGTCCGTGCCGCTCGTCGAGCGCCTGCCTGCCTTTTATGTCGACTACGCGTCGGTGATCTTGCGCGAGGAGTGGATCCGGATCTTTATTTTCGCCGGCCTGACGCGGGAAGGGATCAACAACAAGTATCTCAGCAAATTGCGCAACCGAGTCTTCCTCCCGGTGCTGGCCGAGGTGCGGGCCGAGTTCGGCATCGGCGAGCCGCGCAATGCGGCGGAGCTGGAGGCGGAAATCGAGATGATCTGGAGTCTGCATGCGTCGATCTTCTATCTCGGGTTGCGCAGGTGGGTGTATGGTCTGAAGGTACCGGTGGATATTGATGCGGCCGTGCGGCAGCAGGTTGATATGTTCCTTAACGGCGCGCCGGCAGCCATGCGCAAGCTGCGGCAGGCGCGCACCTGA
- a CDS encoding AzlC family ABC transporter permease, producing MEAVEGQNVGRRPAQVQQLAELKRGARDSVPMLVGFVPFGLVLGAQAARHGLNPAEVSLMTGLNFAGGSEFAAIALWASPPSVLLIVAITLLVNSRHLLMGAVLAPLLHHLPRRKALAALFVMCDESWAFGLADAKQRAQRQRTPVLPVLSLPYYWGVAAPFYLTWVGCTAIGAAVGPILGDVEAYGFHMAFPAVFLVLMRGMWKDLRTARPWLVSLAVAAITHLLVPGAWYVLAGALSGVTAAYWMADRKEAKQ from the coding sequence ATGGAAGCAGTAGAGGGCCAGAACGTTGGAAGACGCCCGGCACAGGTTCAGCAACTTGCGGAGTTGAAGCGGGGAGCTAGGGACAGCGTGCCCATGCTGGTTGGCTTTGTTCCCTTTGGCCTCGTACTCGGCGCACAGGCGGCTCGCCACGGCCTGAACCCTGCGGAAGTCTCCCTGATGACCGGCCTGAACTTTGCCGGCGGCTCGGAATTTGCCGCAATCGCCTTGTGGGCGTCCCCGCCCAGCGTTCTTCTGATTGTTGCGATCACCTTGCTGGTCAATAGCCGCCATCTCCTGATGGGCGCAGTGCTCGCACCATTGCTTCACCACCTGCCTCGGCGCAAGGCACTAGCTGCGCTGTTCGTGATGTGCGACGAAAGCTGGGCGTTCGGGCTGGCAGATGCAAAACAACGCGCCCAACGCCAGCGAACGCCCGTGTTGCCCGTGTTGAGCCTGCCGTATTACTGGGGCGTCGCAGCCCCGTTCTATCTGACATGGGTCGGGTGCACTGCCATCGGCGCGGCAGTTGGACCGATACTTGGTGATGTTGAGGCCTACGGCTTCCACATGGCTTTCCCTGCCGTGTTTCTGGTGCTGATGCGTGGCATGTGGAAAGACCTTCGCACAGCCAGGCCATGGCTTGTCAGCCTGGCCGTCGCGGCGATTACACATCTTCTGGTGCCTGGCGCCTGGTATGTGTTGGCCGGTGCCTTGTCCGGCGTCACCGCCGCATACTGGATGGCTGATCGCAAGGAGGCGAAGCAGTGA
- a CDS encoding cupin domain-containing protein, whose amino-acid sequence MNMPIKSVDTNRVPWEFLEIPELGAKLPVKTCHVDDETGVSISKICYKAGFINRSHWHNCSHGIYVLDGILKTHAGEFGPGSFVWFQEGTTMFHGATEDNDVTFLFITNKAFDIHYEHIEGARAG is encoded by the coding sequence ATGAACATGCCAATCAAATCAGTGGACACCAACAGAGTGCCCTGGGAGTTCCTTGAAATTCCTGAGTTAGGCGCAAAGCTGCCGGTCAAGACCTGCCATGTCGACGATGAAACCGGCGTCTCCATTTCCAAGATCTGCTACAAGGCAGGCTTCATTAATCGGTCTCACTGGCACAATTGCTCTCATGGTATCTACGTTCTGGACGGGATCCTGAAGACGCATGCCGGAGAGTTCGGCCCGGGGAGCTTTGTGTGGTTCCAGGAGGGCACCACCATGTTCCATGGAGCGACCGAGGACAATGACGTGACGTTCCTGTTCATTACCAACAAGGCTTTCGATATCCACTACGAACATATCGAAGGCGCCAGAGCCGGGTAG